The genomic interval GCATCCAAAACGTGAATGTCCCGGCAATGGCCAGTGACGCCAACACAACGGCGGCGAATGACTCGCGCAGCGCATCGCGACTCTGCCGCGCATGCAGCCGCAGCGACAGATGCGCCAGCAGCGCCAGAGACGCCGCTCCGCTGAGAGCGGAGAAGAAGTTGATCCGATAGAAAAAGTCGCCGAACGGCACCATGCCGAACAGCCGCCCGATGAGAATGTACAACGGGAATCCCGGGCGGTGCGCGATGCCCAAGACCTTGGCATTGGCGGCCAACTCGCCGGTGTCCCACCAGTACACCGTACGGCACATGGTGGCGACATACAGCGTCAGGGACAAAATGAAGACGACCGTCGCCACCAGCCATTCGACGTTGCGCTGTTGCGGAGACAGTGCCCGCTCTACCGCCTTGACGGGTCTGTGGGCGGTCGAATAGATGATGTCGCTCATAGCTTGGCCGTGAGGGGATGGCAACGCGAAACCCCGGCGACATCCGGGGATGCGCCGCCATCAAATATATCGGCCAAATCGGCGAACTCATGCGTCCGGTTCGCCATCTGGCGCGGCCCGGCAGGTTGCTGAGAAACCCACCGTGATCGCCACAACGCAGTCTGTCACCCTGAACGAAGCGAAGGGTCTGCTTTCTGCCCCACAGGAGAAGAACAGCAGATGCTTCGCTCCGCTCAGCATGACAAAGCTGGCCTTTCTATACTTCCTGGAGTTTTTCATCAGCCGCCCAGGCCGTTCGGGCGCCCGGTATACGAATTGACCACTTCGTCGCGCTCTTGTAGTATCACCCGGTATGCCGCACACACCGTCATGCAGGGGCCCGGTCCGCGTTGGCTTCCGGTAGATCGCCGATGTTGTCGCTGGAGCGCTCCGGCGCTCAGCGCGTGATTGCGACCGTAGTCGCCGTATCGGTCATCATCGCGCTGTCGTTCGGTTTATGGGCGATCTGGGGGATTCGCGCCGCCCGTAAAACGCTCGTGGCGGAAGCCCAACGCGACGCATTGGCGCTGCTTGAGTCGTTGACGCTGGCGGCGCAATACTCCGTGGCCACCGGCGCGCTGGTGGATCGTCTGGAATTCGAAAAGCAACTCGCCCACGCCGACCTGATCGCCGCAGGACTGGCCCGGGCGCGCCTCGACAGCGCGGCGCTGGCCGGTGCGCTCGCGCGATTCGATGCCGACGGATTGAGCATGCGGGCCACGAGCGGTGATCTCCTCACGGAGCCGTCCGAACTGAATCGCCTGCTGGGTTCCGATCCGACCCTGGCCCGGCTGTTGCCGGCCGACCGCGACCCGCTCGATGACGTTGTCTCCGTCTCCGATTCCGTCGGTGGAGTCCAGTGGACGGGCCTGTTGCGGAGTTTACCGCAAGGGGAGTTGATTGTTTGGAATCGCGGCGAGCTGGAAACCACACCGGCGGTGATCGGCGGGATCGGGCAACTGATCCAGCAGATTGGGGCGGCATCGAATGTGCATTATATCATGCTGCAAGCACCTGATGGGATAGTGTTTGCGTCACGTCCATTAAAGCCCGTCTTGAAGTTGGCCGCCGACTCCTTTCTCGTCTCCGTCCTCAGCGCCAATATCAGCGCCACACGCGAGATCGAGTTTGAGGATGTCCCGACGCTGGAAGCGGCCAAGCCGTTCCTGTCGGAAGATCTGCCCTCGGGAATGTTTCGCGTCGGCGTCAGTTTGGCCGCTGTCCATGCCGCGCAATCGCGTCTGGCGTGGCAATTGGGAGTCGCCGCGGTCCTCTTCGTCCTGTTGGCCACCACTGTCATCGCGTTTCTGCTGGGACGGCAATCGCTCATCAACCTGGGGCAGGTCTACCGTCGCGTCGAAACGATCAACAAACGCATTCTTGACGCCATCGATCAGGGGGTCATCGCGGTCGACGGTTCAAAACGCATCAGCGTGTTCAATCCGGCGGCCGAAGCGATCACGGGGCGCACTGGCGCCGATGCGATCGAATCGGACTGCGACACCGTGCTGGCGTCCGAAGGATTCTCGTTGAAAGAAGTGGGATCGTCCGGCGAGTCGGTCCGCGACCGTGAAATTTCCCTGCGGGCCGATGGACAGGAACGGATTTTAGTCTACACGACCTCCCCGGTGCTGAGAGCCGACGGGCATCCGGAAGGGGCGGTCGCGGTCATCCGCGATGAGACGACAGCACGTGAACTGGCCCAGAGGGTCCGTCAGTCCGAGCGCCTCTCCGAGATGGGACATCTGGCCGCCGGCGTTGCGCATGAAATCCGCAATCCCCTCAATGCCATCGCGCTGGCGGCTCAACGGCTGCGGCTGGCGGTCGGCGACGCCGACGCGAAAAACCTGGCCGCCACCGTATGGGAAGAGTCGAAACGGCTCAACACGATCATCGATGATTACCTGTCATTGGCGCGCAGTTCCGCAGAAGCAAAGCGTCCCATCCGGTTGGAACGGCTCGTGGGAACGATCGCGGAAATGGCGCGTCTGGACGCCGAGAAACGCGGCATCACGTTGGTTCTTTCGCTGCCGCCCGAGTCGGTCGTCAACGCCGCCGAGGGAGAACTGCGCAAGGCGATCTGGAATGTGCTGTCCAATGCGCTGTCCGCGACGATGCCGGATGGCCGCATCCGGCTGTCCCTGCAGCACGCCGGCGACACCGTCCTGCTGCAACTCGATGATAGCGGCAGCGGGATCGACCCTATTGATTTGCCCAGGGTGTTCCAGCCCTACTACACGACCAAGACAGGAGGCACCGGCCTGGGATTGGCGATCACGCACCGCATCATCAGCGACCACGGCGGCACGATTGCATTGGAGTCTCCGGTCCCCGGTCAGGATCGTGGCACACGGGTGATCATTCGCCTGCCGAGGGTGCAGGAGACATAGGGGTTCATTGTTAATCGCTTCCGGCGATCGCGAACGAACAGGATTTGCGGCCTGAGCCGATCTGTCTGATATGGGCGGACTCACATTTATCAGCGCCGGTGAATCGCATGGCGCGCAATTGACGGGGATCCTCGAGGGCCTGCCGTCGGGGCTGCGCATCGATTTCGACCGGCTCGCCGCCGACCTGGCCGAACGCCAAAAGGGATTTGGACGCGGCGGACGGATGAAAATTGAACGCGATGTGTGCGAGATTACAGCGGGAGCGCGTCACGGCGTCACGCTCGGGTCGCCCGTGTCGTTTGCCATTCGCAACCGCGATTGGGACAATTGGCGTTCGGCGATGTCGGTCACGTCGGAACGTCCCGAACCGGGCAGCGAACGCGAAGCCGAGCTCTCCTTGCCGCGCACGGTGCCGCGTCCCGGTCACGCCGATCTGGCCGGAGCGCAGAAACACGGATTCGACGATCTGCGCAATATCTTGGAGCGCGCCTCGGCGCGCGAGACGGCGGTCCGTGTGGCGGCGGCCGCGTTTGCCAAGATGCTCCTGTCGGAGTTCGGCGTCCAGACCGCCTGTCATGTCGTGCGCATCGGAATGGCGTCCTTCGATGGACCGCCGCCGTCGGTCGCGGCGATCCGATCGCGAACCGCCGATTCGGATGTGCGCTGCGTCGACCCGGACGCCTCCGAGAAGATGCGCGCCGAAATCCGGGAGGCGGCAGCGGCGCAGGACACGGTCGGCGGCGTCATCGAGGTCGTGGCGAGCGGTATCGTCGCCGGGCTGGGCGATCACACGCAGTGGAATCGCAAGCTCGATGGACGGCTCGCGCAGGCGGTGATGTCGGTGCACTCGATCAAGGGCGTCGAAGTCGGCGCCGGATTCGCCCAGACGTCGCAGCGCGGCTCGCGGGTGCACGATGAAATCTTCTATGATGAGGGCCGCGCACACGACCGGAGCGGATTCTATCGCAAAACCAACCGGGCCGGCGGTCTGGAGGGCGGGCTGACCAATGGCGCCGACCTGATCATCCGTGCCGCCGCCAAGCCGATTTCGACCTTGAACAAACCGTTGCAATCGGTGGACATTCACTCCAAAGAGCCCGCGGCGGCGTTCGTCGAGCGCTCCGATGTTTGCAGCGTTCCGGCGGCGGCGGTCGTCTGCGAAGCAATGGTCGCGCTCACCCTTGCCGATGCCTATCTTGATGCGTTTGGGGGAGGGGCACTGCGGGACATCAAAGAACGATTTGACGCGTACCGGAAGCGCATCGACCGATTCGGTCGTTGACCGCCAATTCCCGAAACGGGGGGTGTGTGTTCGAGGCAATCTTAATCGGCAATCAACCGAAGATCTTCGACGGCGCGCATCCGGTCAACTTACGCGCCGTGCGCAATCAGTTCGACAAGGAACGCGCAACGGCCGCGGAAGTCGAAGCAGCCGTTCGGGACACGATCCGTTTCACCGTATCCGATCAGACCGACGCGGGCATCGATCGGATCACCGACGGACGCATCCGTTGGGATGACCCGGCGACGCCGTTGGCGGCGGCGCATGACGGCTTTGCGATCGGCGGCCTGATCCGCTACTTCGACAACAATGTCTACTATCGCCGCCCCGTCATCACCGGGCCGATCAAATTCGTGCGTTCGGCGGCGGCGGAGGATTTCCGCTTCCTGAAATCCTGCACCGACCGGCCGCTCATGGCGTCTGTCTGCGGGCCCTTTTCGCTGGCGCAGTTCTGCCAAAACGAGCATTACCAGGACCATGGTTCGCTGCTGGCCGACTGCGCCCAATTGGTGCGCCGTGAGCTCTCAGCGCTGGCCGACGCCGGCGCGGAGTGGGTGCAGCTTGATGAACCGTTTCTTGGGTTTGCACCCGAACGCATCAAAGAAGCGGTCGCCGCGATTCGCGATGCGGTCGATGGTGTGCGCGTCAAGACACTGGTCTACTCGTATTTCTGTTCGCTAAGGACCGTGATCGACCCGCTCTGGGCACTTCCGGTGACTGCCATCGGGGCCGACTGCGCCACGCATCCGGAAAACTTTGCGCTTCTCTGCGGCGGGCCGTCGAACAAAGGACGTTGCTTTGGATTGCTCGATGCGCGCACGACACGTCTGGAACCGGCGGGCCGTATCGGACTCCAACTCGAACGCCTGATCGATCAGGGCGCCGGGCAATGGCCCGTGTGCTTTGTGTCGCCGTCGGCGGCGCTGGAGTTCCTGCCGTATGAAAACGCGGTCCGGAAGCTGAAACGACTGACCGAAGCGGTCCGTCATGTCCGTCAACCGGCGGCGCAGGCCGACTGAGAGAGGCAACATGCTGGAAACCACAAGCGTCGGATCGTTTCCCAAACCGCCGTACCTGACCAAGGCGCGCGCGGAACACCAACGCGGACGCATCGGCGATACGGAACTGGTCGATCTCGAACGCCGCGCCACGACCGAATGGATTCACGCACAAGAACAGATCGGCATTGATATCCTCGTGCACGGCGAAATGGAACGCGGCGACATGACCACCTATTTCGCCGAACAGCTCGAGGGATACGGCGTCTCCGGGCTGGTGCGATCCTATGGCAACCGTTACTACCGCAAACCGATCATCGAATCCGCATTGGTGCGCAACAAGCCGATGTCGGTTGCAGCGTTCGAGTTTGCGCAATCGCTGACCAGCCGACCGGTCAAGGGGATGCTGACCGGGCCGTACACGATGTGCGACTGGTCGTTCG from Candidatus Zixiibacteriota bacterium carries:
- a CDS encoding ATP-binding protein translates to MLSLERSGAQRVIATVVAVSVIIALSFGLWAIWGIRAARKTLVAEAQRDALALLESLTLAAQYSVATGALVDRLEFEKQLAHADLIAAGLARARLDSAALAGALARFDADGLSMRATSGDLLTEPSELNRLLGSDPTLARLLPADRDPLDDVVSVSDSVGGVQWTGLLRSLPQGELIVWNRGELETTPAVIGGIGQLIQQIGAASNVHYIMLQAPDGIVFASRPLKPVLKLAADSFLVSVLSANISATREIEFEDVPTLEAAKPFLSEDLPSGMFRVGVSLAAVHAAQSRLAWQLGVAAVLFVLLATTVIAFLLGRQSLINLGQVYRRVETINKRILDAIDQGVIAVDGSKRISVFNPAAEAITGRTGADAIESDCDTVLASEGFSLKEVGSSGESVRDREISLRADGQERILVYTTSPVLRADGHPEGAVAVIRDETTARELAQRVRQSERLSEMGHLAAGVAHEIRNPLNAIALAAQRLRLAVGDADAKNLAATVWEESKRLNTIIDDYLSLARSSAEAKRPIRLERLVGTIAEMARLDAEKRGITLVLSLPPESVVNAAEGELRKAIWNVLSNALSATMPDGRIRLSLQHAGDTVLLQLDDSGSGIDPIDLPRVFQPYYTTKTGGTGLGLAITHRIISDHGGTIALESPVPGQDRGTRVIIRLPRVQET
- the aroC gene encoding chorismate synthase, whose translation is MGGLTFISAGESHGAQLTGILEGLPSGLRIDFDRLAADLAERQKGFGRGGRMKIERDVCEITAGARHGVTLGSPVSFAIRNRDWDNWRSAMSVTSERPEPGSEREAELSLPRTVPRPGHADLAGAQKHGFDDLRNILERASARETAVRVAAAAFAKMLLSEFGVQTACHVVRIGMASFDGPPPSVAAIRSRTADSDVRCVDPDASEKMRAEIREAAAAQDTVGGVIEVVASGIVAGLGDHTQWNRKLDGRLAQAVMSVHSIKGVEVGAGFAQTSQRGSRVHDEIFYDEGRAHDRSGFYRKTNRAGGLEGGLTNGADLIIRAAAKPISTLNKPLQSVDIHSKEPAAAFVERSDVCSVPAAAVVCEAMVALTLADAYLDAFGGGALRDIKERFDAYRKRIDRFGR